The following are encoded together in the Daphnia magna isolate NIES linkage group LG8, ASM2063170v1.1, whole genome shotgun sequence genome:
- the LOC116923620 gene encoding damage-control phosphatase ARMT1, translated as MTSTFGSCSPYPYLSAGVPGSFAYRTVKDRMPVILTKVIDFLCRNKHEILESSTAEAGSIEDLKLIIGKLSQLRSEMQTNKTLRPLEISSSHLRDGAKWNNELIEAKDSSSPQWFSSPWLLVECYMYRAIYCIFENSIHLKRLDPFSHMKEELIISQKYVLSQLVAYTNDLSQTITSASHLQANFMKLLEISLWANRNDLSLSGGNAETKPGSFLDDVEQLSSHILVNNANELWLYVEQVQKDFRNKELGIIMDNSGLEMVADLCLAVYCISHQLFDRVIFYVKKIPWFVSDTTFDDLQWALHYMEKDVPEMQCFASKCLGYLDSQQFQVVEEGYFTLPLPYHVMNKEDPDLYNKLSQSQLLIFKGDLNYRKLGADIDWPSTTTFEKFLQGFKPAPLVALRTIKAEIICDIPSTKVSELELLDKDWMTKGDYGLIQFIK; from the exons ATGACTTCAACGTTTGGAAGCTGCTCCCCATATCCCTACTTATCTGCTGGGGTGCCGGG CTCTTTTGCCTACAGAACAGTCAAAGATAGAATGCCAGTGATTCTCACTAAAGTGATAGATTTTCTTTGCCGCAATAAACACGAAATTCTGGAAAGTTCTACTGCAGAG GCAGGATCAATAGAAGACCTGAAATTGATAATTGGAAAACTATCTCAGCTCAGAAGTGAaatgcaaacaaacaaaaccttACGTCCACTAGAAATATCTTCCTCTCATCTTAGAGATGGTGCAAAATGGAATAATGAATTAATTGAAGCGAAAGACAGTAGTTCACCACAGTGGTTTAGCTCACCCTGGCTGCTGGTGGAGTGTTACATGTACAGGGCTATCTATTGCATTtttgaaaacag CATCCACCTGAAGAGACTTGATCCCTTTAGTCACATGAAAGAAGAATTAATAATTTCCCAAAAATATGTCCTCAGTCAGCTTGTTGCCTACACAAATGATTTAAGCCAAACAATTACCAGTGCTTCACACTTGCAAGCCAACTTCATGAAACTACTAGAG ATAAGTCTGTGGGCGAATCGCAACGACTTATCTCTGTCGGGCGGAAATGCAGAGACAAAGCCAGGCTCATTTTTAGATGACGTTGAACAACTCAGTTCACATATTCTAGTTAATAATGCCAATGAACTTTGGCTTTATGTGGAACAAGTTCAAAAAGATTTTCGGAACAAAGAGCTCGGCATTATAATGGACAACTCTGGATTGGAAATGGTGGCTGATCTTTGCCTTGCAGTATACTGCATATCTCACCAGCTCTTCGATCGTGTTATTTTCTACGTGAAAAAAATTCCTTGGTTTGTCTCTGACACAACTTTTGACGATCTGCAATGGGCACTTCATTACATGGAGAAAGATGTCCCAGAAATGCAATGTTTTGCAAGTAAATGCCTTGGTTACTTGGACTCACAACAATTTCAGGTGGTAGAGGAGGGCTACTTCACGTTGCCGCTGCCGTATCATGTTATGAATAAGGAAGACCCCGACCTTTACAATAAACTAAGTCAGAGTCAGCTTCTTATCTTtaaag GTGATCTGAACTATAGAAAGCTAGGTGCGGATATCGACTGGCCGTCCACCACCACTTTCGAGAAGTTTTTGCAGGGCTTCAAGCCGGCACCGCTTGTTGCATTAAGGACTATAAAAGCAGAAATCATTTGTGATATACCATCAACTAAGGTGAGCGAATTGGAATTATTGGACAAAGATTGGATGACTAAAGGAGACTATGGTTTAATACAATTTATTAAATAA
- the LOC116923621 gene encoding KICSTOR complex protein ITFG2 — MRAVSYVERLEFDFPGSVFKNAFLFGDVDNDKSDELVVGNENGDVFIYKGNASKCWRRANDLGMVTAIGVGDIFNVGRNSLVVVNGEGWCYIFDFLTDTCSDGELPMKPTHVQRIPANTKVLLLHDVNSDGMIELVIGLTDRVVRTYQWINTKLVGLNKWEFANQIGTVAINDMANRTPSLLVAHPGGTFIRLKCKPLENSEEHDKEESRELLSKMSIDYHPLAYSHMRNPNVSTEILGNISQGMSHQDEHQGALYAVATLDGTLMMVRDEQILWSLQVDHQLFALSKLDITGDGREEVVACSWDGQTYIVNQEKQTVRFQFDQSVSAFTAGYYSLNSQAPSLPAFAYATFHNKIYLYYNVSLPRITLRTSSEFLEEKSKNGDDNFVKYLTETSKLSEMFSKILYQTQL; from the exons ATGAGAGCTGTATCGTATGTGGAGCGCCTTGAATTTGATTTTCCTGGGTCCGTTTTCaaaaatgcttttttgtttggcgATGTCGATAATGACAAAAGCGATGAGCTTGTGGTGGGGAACGAAAATGGCGATGTATTCATCTACAAGGGCAACGCTAGCAAATGTTGGAGAAGAGCTAATGATTTAGGAATG GTAACTGCCATAGGTGTCGGAGACATATTCAATGTG ggaCGGAACTCCTTGGTAGTTGTCAATGGAGAAGGGTGGTGTTATATTTTCGATTTTCTCACCGATACGTGCAGTGATGGGGAACTTCCTATGAAACCAACACACGTACAGCGAATACCTGCTAATACtaaagttcttcttcttcatgaCGTGAATTCAGACGGAATGA ttgAACTTGTGATTGGCCTGACGGACCGGGTCGTCCGTACATATCAGTGGATTAACACAAAGCTAGTCGGCCTGAACAAATGGGAATTTGCCAACCAAATCGGCACTGTGGCCATAAATGATATGGCTAATCGTACTCCATCGTTATTGGTTGCCCATCCTGGGGGAACCTTCATCCGTCTAAAATGTAAGCCGTTGGAAAACAGTGAGGAGCATGACAAGGAAGAATCAAG AGAGCTATTGTCTAAAATGTCCATTGACTATCATCCTCTTGCATATTCACATATGCGCAATCCTAACGTTTCTACCGAGATATTGGGTAATATATCTCAAGGAATGTCACATCAAGACGAACATCAAGGAGCCCTTTATGCTGTTG CAACACTGGATGGTACCCTGATGATGGTACGAGATGAGCAAATTTTATG GTCGTTGCAGGTTGATCATCAGCTATTTGCGCTTTCAAAACTTGACATTACAGGTGACGGTCGAGAAGAAGTGGTCGCTTGCTCTTGG gATGGACAGACCTATATTGTAAACCAAGAGAAACAGACTGTTAGATTTCAGTTTGACCAATCAGTCTCCGCCTTTACCGCAGGATACTATTCCCTGAATTCCCAAGCCCCTTCACTGCCTGCATTTGCTTATGCAACATTCCATAATAAAATTTACCTATATTACAACGTTTCTCTTCCAAGGATAACTCTTCGCACTTCGAGCGAATTCCttgaagaaaaatcaaaaaatggaGATGACAACTTCGTGAAGTATCTAACAGAAACCTCAAAACTCAGCGAAATGTTTAGCAAAATTCTGTATCAAACACagttgtaa